In Lentibacillus amyloliquefaciens, one DNA window encodes the following:
- a CDS encoding ECF transporter S component, which yields MMETNFRSSKLLKTIILALLGTISLVLFFLNFPLPFLPPYLKIDFSEVPALIAALIFSPMAGVVVEGIKNLLYLLVSGAGDPIGVASNFLAGVMFIVPVAMLYHKFKGVKSVVSGIVTGTIIMALGMSILNYYVILPAYAWFIGAPEMAGETAKWIAVSAGILPFNLIKGVVVGLLFVPLFIKMKTWIEQKQVNMAS from the coding sequence ATGATGGAAACGAATTTTCGATCATCAAAACTGTTAAAAACAATTATTTTGGCGCTCTTGGGAACCATTTCATTAGTACTTTTCTTTTTGAATTTTCCATTGCCATTTTTGCCGCCTTACCTGAAAATTGACTTCAGTGAAGTACCGGCATTAATTGCAGCACTCATTTTTTCACCGATGGCAGGGGTTGTTGTCGAGGGCATCAAAAATTTGCTGTATTTGCTTGTGTCAGGTGCCGGTGATCCGATTGGTGTTGCTTCCAATTTCCTGGCCGGGGTAATGTTCATTGTGCCTGTAGCGATGCTTTATCATAAATTCAAAGGTGTTAAGAGTGTCGTATCCGGTATTGTAACAGGAACAATCATTATGGCCCTTGGCATGAGTATCTTAAATTACTATGTTATTCTGCCTGCCTATGCTTGGTTTATTGGCGCACCTGAAATGGCAGGGGAAACTGCAAAATGGATAGCCGTCTCGGCTGGTATACTGCCATTCAATCTCATAAAAGGTGTCGTAGTCGGCTTATTGTTTGTACCGCTGTTTATTAAAATGAAGACATGGATTGAACAAAAACAAGTGAACATGGCGTCATAG
- a CDS encoding NAD(P)-dependent oxidoreductase: protein MKIGVIGASGKAGNLILKEALQRAHQVTAIVRDASKLSDKSVDVIEKNIFDLTPEDIKAFDVVVNAFGAPLGEEQAHVDAGHALIQALKGTNTRAIIVGGAGSLYVDENKSVKVIDTPDFPVAFKPTAKGQARNLKELQETTDITWTFISPSAVFDAEGKKTGSYQSGKDQLLVNSKSESYISYADFAIAVLDEIENPQHLNERFVVVGESD, encoded by the coding sequence ATGAAAATAGGCGTCATTGGCGCAAGTGGCAAAGCAGGAAATCTTATTTTAAAAGAAGCCCTTCAACGGGCACATCAGGTAACAGCTATTGTTAGAGATGCATCAAAACTTTCCGATAAGAGTGTTGACGTTATAGAAAAAAATATCTTTGATCTCACACCAGAAGATATCAAAGCTTTTGACGTTGTAGTGAACGCCTTTGGTGCCCCACTTGGTGAAGAGCAAGCACATGTTGATGCAGGGCATGCATTAATCCAGGCCCTTAAAGGGACAAATACAAGAGCGATCATTGTCGGTGGAGCCGGAAGCCTATACGTTGATGAAAACAAATCTGTTAAGGTGATTGATACTCCTGATTTTCCAGTTGCATTTAAACCAACAGCCAAAGGCCAAGCACGAAATTTGAAAGAATTACAGGAAACAACGGATATTACTTGGACATTCATCAGTCCGTCTGCCGTATTTGATGCGGAAGGAAAGAAAACGGGATCATACCAGTCAGGAAAAGATCAGCTTCTTGTTAATTCAAAAAGTGAAAGTTATATAAGTTACGCTGACTTTGCCATTGCTGTATTGGATGAAATCGAAAATCCTCAACACCTTAACGAGCGATTTGTTGTAGTGGGAGAGTCGGATTAA
- a CDS encoding Rrf2 family transcriptional regulator, with amino-acid sequence MKNNRLAVSIHILSLAALHSREQLTSDFIARSIQTNSVVVRRLTSELKHAGLLTSQPGITGIQLTRLSTDITLLDIYKAIQGNQESVFAIHQNPNPHCEVGANIQSTLDTTFGKVQQAIEKELSNQTLQDIVNDLFE; translated from the coding sequence ATGAAAAATAATCGTTTAGCTGTATCCATTCATATTCTTTCTTTGGCTGCCCTACATTCACGTGAACAACTGACATCTGATTTTATTGCGCGTAGTATTCAAACGAATTCCGTTGTGGTCCGACGGCTTACGAGCGAGTTAAAACATGCCGGGCTTTTGACCTCACAACCAGGAATTACCGGCATTCAATTGACAAGGCTTTCTACGGATATCACTTTATTGGACATTTATAAAGCGATACAAGGAAATCAAGAATCCGTTTTTGCCATACATCAGAACCCTAACCCGCACTGTGAAGTAGGTGCTAATATACAGTCTACCTTGGACACAACGTTTGGCAAGGTTCAACAAGCGATAGAGAAGGAATTATCCAACCAAACCTTACAAGACATAGTGAACGATCTCTTTGAATAA
- a CDS encoding LysR family transcriptional regulator: MTLQQLKYVLEVASKGSMNEAALSLFISQPSLSNAIKELEREIKITIFVRTNRGITISNEGAEFLGYARQVMQQYNMLEEKYMGEEKARQHFCISTHHYNFAANAFVELVKEFGSIEYEFTLRETKTYEIIEDVKNLRSELGIIYLSNYNESVMLNLLKERNISFSELFTTKPYVFISKEHPLSKKKSIDLEELDDYPRLSFEQGEYNSFYFSEEILSTRSVKKSIKVSDRAAIVNFMIGLNGYTISTGVFPKYLHGDAIIAVPLNVEEIIRVGTIKHKDVNLPRLGQIYLDALKKIAKEI; this comes from the coding sequence TTGACATTACAACAATTAAAATATGTTTTAGAAGTAGCAAGTAAAGGGTCTATGAATGAGGCGGCACTAAGTTTATTTATCTCTCAGCCAAGCTTGTCGAATGCTATAAAAGAATTAGAGAGGGAAATAAAAATCACAATATTTGTTAGGACAAATAGAGGAATAACTATTTCTAACGAGGGTGCCGAGTTTTTAGGTTATGCCAGACAGGTCATGCAGCAGTACAACATGCTTGAAGAAAAATATATGGGAGAAGAAAAAGCAAGGCAGCATTTTTGTATTTCAACCCATCATTATAATTTTGCAGCTAATGCTTTTGTTGAACTCGTAAAGGAATTTGGATCTATTGAATATGAATTTACGCTTCGTGAAACTAAAACATATGAAATTATTGAAGATGTGAAAAATTTACGGAGTGAGTTAGGCATTATCTACCTAAGTAATTATAATGAGTCAGTAATGTTAAATCTTTTGAAAGAGAGAAATATAAGTTTTTCAGAATTATTTACTACTAAGCCATATGTTTTCATAAGTAAAGAGCATCCATTGTCCAAAAAGAAATCTATTGATTTGGAAGAGTTAGATGATTATCCGCGCCTTTCTTTTGAGCAAGGAGAATACAATTCCTTTTACTTTTCAGAAGAAATATTAAGTACAAGAAGTGTAAAGAAAAGCATTAAAGTAAGTGATCGTGCGGCTATTGTTAATTTTATGATTGGTCTAAATGGGTATACAATTTCTACTGGAGTGTTTCCTAAATATCTTCATGGAGATGCTATTATTGCTGTGCCGCTTAATGTGGAAGAAATCATAAGGGTTGGAACCATAAAGCATAAAGATGTCAATTTACCGAGACTTGGTCAAATCTATTTAGATGCATTAAAAAAGATTGCCAAAGAAATATAG
- a CDS encoding LysE family transporter: MGIQAAISYVVYLFINAFTPGPGNILALNTMTNYGWKRGKRLFFGIFTGYYLVQVSVAIFVFGLANFINPIMIILKYAGVIYILWLAYQVVTSNPHIEKKDKQPSFFGYSLFSVEKLV; encoded by the coding sequence ATGGGAATCCAAGCAGCTATTTCATATGTTGTATACCTGTTCATTAATGCCTTTACACCAGGACCTGGTAATATCCTAGCTTTAAATACAATGACCAATTATGGTTGGAAGAGAGGGAAACGCTTATTTTTTGGAATTTTTACTGGATATTATCTTGTCCAAGTATCCGTCGCAATTTTTGTTTTTGGATTAGCAAATTTTATCAATCCAATAATGATCATTCTTAAATATGCTGGAGTCATTTATATCTTATGGCTTGCTTATCAAGTGGTGACTAGTAATCCTCATATTGAAAAAAAGGATAAACAACCTTCATTTTTCGGCTATTCGCTATTTAGTGTTGAAAAGTTAGTATAA
- a CDS encoding ISL3 family transposase, which translates to MKNFEEKYNMFQSALEIPEPWYVFHHELAKDEKTLHIYIEYRSGAEFTCPNCGNPGCKVHDIYDQDRTWRHLDFWQYQTLLHARMPRVNCESCGKIRTVKIDWARPGAGFSLFFDYHVMSLMAEMPVAAVARKVGEHDTRLWRVFKYYVHQAMKELDVSSVTRVAIDETSRAKGHKYVTLFIDTDTKRLLFATEGKSSDVLQDFCQFLERKGVSPSQIREICSDMSPSFIAGIEANFPDASITFDKFHVMKLVNEALDKVRKHEQATEPLLKNSRYVWLKNQENLTKKQDSKFQKLKDMDLKTGRAYRIKLSLQKMWQLSPLSSDIYFDAWYDWAIRSQLEPMIKAAKSLKKHKDGILRWFITKLTNGLLEGINGLVQAAKRKARGYRSTDNFIAMIYATVNKLDLIVEP; encoded by the coding sequence ATGAAGAATTTTGAAGAAAAGTATAATATGTTTCAATCTGCCTTGGAAATACCTGAACCTTGGTATGTTTTTCATCATGAACTGGCAAAAGATGAAAAGACCTTACACATCTATATCGAATACAGATCAGGTGCTGAATTTACATGTCCTAACTGTGGAAATCCAGGCTGTAAAGTCCATGATATTTATGATCAGGATCGCACATGGCGACACCTTGATTTTTGGCAATATCAAACATTGCTTCATGCCAGAATGCCGCGTGTTAATTGTGAATCCTGCGGTAAAATACGTACCGTCAAGATAGACTGGGCACGGCCGGGTGCCGGGTTTTCATTATTCTTTGATTATCATGTGATGTCCTTAATGGCTGAAATGCCTGTGGCAGCTGTTGCTCGTAAGGTTGGTGAACATGATACCCGTCTCTGGCGTGTATTTAAGTATTATGTTCATCAAGCGATGAAGGAGCTTGATGTCTCCAGTGTGACACGCGTCGCCATTGATGAAACATCCCGTGCCAAAGGACATAAATACGTGACACTGTTTATCGACACGGATACTAAACGGTTATTGTTCGCCACAGAAGGAAAAAGTTCAGATGTATTACAGGACTTTTGCCAGTTCCTTGAACGCAAAGGCGTTTCCCCTTCCCAAATCAGGGAAATATGTTCGGATATGTCGCCTTCGTTTATAGCAGGAATTGAAGCGAATTTCCCCGATGCATCGATCACATTTGATAAATTTCATGTCATGAAGCTGGTGAACGAAGCATTGGATAAGGTTCGCAAACATGAACAAGCGACCGAACCATTACTGAAAAATTCACGTTACGTGTGGCTAAAAAACCAAGAAAATCTAACCAAAAAGCAGGACAGTAAATTCCAGAAACTTAAGGACATGGACTTAAAAACAGGGCGTGCCTATCGCATAAAATTATCCCTCCAGAAGATGTGGCAACTATCACCGCTATCCTCTGATATTTATTTTGATGCATGGTATGACTGGGCCATCCGTTCACAGTTGGAACCTATGATCAAGGCTGCAAAGTCACTGAAAAAGCACAAGGACGGTATTTTAAGGTGGTTCATTACCAAATTGACCAATGGGCTGCTTGAAGGCATAAATGGCCTGGTTCAAGCTGCCAAGAGAAAGGCTCGAGGTTACCGCTCTACGGACAATTTCATCGCCATGATCTACGCGACAGTTAACAAACTTGATTTAATTGTTGAGCCATGA